In Streptomyces rapamycinicus NRRL 5491, the genomic stretch AAGTTCTCGCCCGTCCCGGCGCACCTGGGGAAAGGGTCCGTCCCACCCCTTCCACCAGGAGCGTCAAGAAAACCGACCGGTCGGCGCGGTGGATTTCCGACCCGGTCCGGGGACGGTTTCCGCGGCCCGCCGGAGGGCGTCGCCCCGGCGCCGGAGCGCTGCCGCGGAGTCGGCCCGGGCCTCGTCCTTCGGGTCCCGCCGCACATCTTCCGCATTCTCGTCCGCATCGCCATGGGACGCGTTTTCGCTGAAAAGCGCCCGCGTCCCGGGGAAAACGATCCACCGCCACGGACCCGTGCTTCTGACGGTGTGCCGGGTTTCCCGGGCCGGGGCGCGCGGGCGAAATCGGGAAAGGCAACGGCGTGGGCCCGGCCCGGAACTCCCATTCCGCTTCCGCCCTCCGGCCTACGGGTGATGGGGGCAGGCGGCGGGGGCGGCGGGAGCGGTCCGGGGGGACGGGCCGGGTGCGGCGGCGCTTCGCTCGCGCGGAGTCACCGTCACCATCACGTCCTTGAGCGGCCGCAGCGAGATCACCGGTGAGCCGTACCGCAGTTCGGTTCCCGGGATCCGGCTGATCCGGAAGCGCTGGTTCACCATGGCCACGATGGTGCGCAGCTCCAGCAGCGCCATGAAGTTGCCGACGCACTGCCGGGGCCCCGAGCCGAACGGGAGGTATGCCATCCGCGGCCGCTCCTTGATGGCCTGCGGGGTGAACCGGTACGGGTCGAAGGCCAGCGGGTTGTCCCAGTGGCGCGGGTTGTGGTGGGAGACCAGCGGGGACAGCAGGATCGAGGAGCCGGGCTCGATGCCGTAGCCGCCGAGGGTGTCCGCCTCGACCGCCGCCCGGGGGAAGATCCAGATGGGCGGGTGCATCCGCAGGCTCTCGTCGACGACCATCTTGGTGTATGTCAGCGCCTCGGCGTTCTCCGCGTCCGGCAGCCCGCCGCCGAGCACCGTGGCGATCTCGGCGTCCAGCTCCTCCTGGACGCCGGGGTGGGCGGCGACCGAAAGCAGCGTCCAGCACAGCGAGACGGCGGTGGTCTCATGGCCCGCCAGATAGACCGTGAGCAGCTCGTCCTTGATCTGCTGATCCGTCCAGGGCTCACCGGTGGCCGGGTCGGTGGCCCGTTCCATCAGCGCGATCAGCGGCCCCTCCCCCGTCTCGGCGTAACTCCGGCGCACATCGGCCACGATGCGGTCGAAGACCCGGTGGATCCTGAGGATCTTGCGCTGACGGTCCGTCGGCACCCAGGAGGGCAGCATCTCGGTGGCGGTGCCGCGGCGGAACATCACCTCCACCACATCGTCCACGATCGTCTTCAGCAGGGCCGAGTCCGGCTTGATGTCGTAGGCGAACAGCGAGCGGGAGAGGGTGACCAGGGTCAGCCGCAGCATGTCGGTCATCAGGTCGACCGGCTCACCGGCGGCGGCCTTGCGCTCCCAGGTCTCCAGCATCTCCTCGGTGGCCCGGATGATGTTGGGGATGATGTCGGTGATGGCGTTCTTGAGGAAGACCGGCTGCACCGCCCGCCGGTGGGCGCGCCAGAACTCGCCGTCGGTGGTGAGCAGTCCTTTGCCCATGACGACGCCGAACTGCTCGTAGAGCGGCCCGCGGACGTAGTTGCCGTTGTTCTCCACCAGCACCCGGCGCACCGCCTCGGGCTCGGTCACCTGGTGCACGAGGAACGGGCCGAGCCGCATCCGGACGATCTCGCCGTGGTCGCGCTGCAGACCGAGCAGGAATTCGGCGGTGTTCCGCTTCCAGGGGCCCAGACTGCCCAGCAGCGGGGCGCCTTTGGGGCCGGGTGCGGTGCGCGGCGCGGAGGTCGCTGTGGTCATCGGTGGTCTCCTTGCTTTCGCGGCCGCGGCCCGCGGGGCACCGGAAACAGGCGGCGCACGAAGAGATGGTCGAAAAGGACGTCGGAGGTGAGGCGCCGCAGGGCGATGGTGCTGTGGGCGAGGAGCCCGACGGGGTAGCGGGCGCGCGGCCGGGAGCCGCGGGCGCCCTTGGCCACCACCTTCGCCACCCGGCGGGCCACGTCGTCCGACTGGATCGCGAAGGTGCCCGCCAGGGTCCGGCGGCTGCCGGTGTAGATCGCCTCGAAGTACTCGGCGCTCTCCCGGCGGAAGGCCTCGTACGTCCGGCTCACCGGCCGCAGATTGGCCACGTAGGTGGCGCCGAAGCGGGTGGTGCGCACCGGGCCCGGCTCGACGAGGACGACCCGCACCCCGAAGTCGGCCACCTCGTTCCGCAGCGAGTCGCTCAAGCCCTCCACGGCGTGCTTGGTGGCGTTGTAGAAGCCCGAGCCGGGGACGGCGTAACGGCCGAAGATGGAGGAGATGTTGACGATGGTGCCGCCGCCGTGGGCGCGCATCGCGGGCAGCACCAGCTGACTGAGCCGGACCAGGCCGTACACATTGGTCTCGAACTGCTCGCGCACCTCGGCCAGGGAGGCCTCCTCGATACAGCCCGACATGGCGTAGCCCGCGCTGTTGACCAGCGCCCCGACCGCGCCGTGCGCCGCCTCGACCTTGGCGACGGCGGTGGCCATGGACTCCTCGTCGGTGACGTCCAGCGCCATGGTGCGGATGCCCAAGCCCGCGAGCTCCGCCAGTGTCCCGGGCCGCCGCGCGGTGGCGTACACGGTGTGCCCGGCCCGGTGCAGCCGCAGCGCGCAGGCGCGGCCGATTCCCGAGGAGCAGCCGGTGATGAGGACCGGGATGCCGGCCCCGGAGCCCGGGGCCGGCTCATGGCCGGTCACGCGGGGGGCGCGTCGAACGCCCCGAGCTGGGTGGCGAGGTCGTAGGAGTCCATGGAGAACCAGCTCTCCACGATCTTGCCCGCGTCGTCGAACTCGTCGATGACGATGCCGGGGATCTCCAGCTTGCGGCCCTGCGCCGGGATGAGGCCCGCGTAGTCGTCACCGGTGTGGGTGCCGCGCGCGGTGAAGCGGCTGACGACCTTGTTCCCCTCCAGGATCCAGTCGTCCACGGTGACGTGGAGGTCGGGGAAGGAGGCGCGCTGGAGCCGCACCCACTCCTTCAGGTGCTCCACGCCCTCCTTGCCGTTGGCGGCGGTGCCGTGGCTGATGTGGTCCTCGGTGGCGCCCTCGTAGATGACGTCGAGATTGCCCTTGTTGAGGCACTCCTCGTAGTAGCGCTCGAGGACGGCCTTGTTCTGCTCGGGAGTGGACATGAACTGCCTTTCTCTTCTGTCGTGCTGTCTATTCCGTCGTGTTTCCCAGCGGGCCGGAGAGTCCCGAGACGGTCGCCACGGGGTCTCCGGAGTCTGCGTCGGTGATCCGCCAGACGCCGAGCGAGGGATCGCCCTCGACACGGGTGGGTCCGCGCTCGGCGGAGTGCGGTGCGATCCGGCCGAGGATCAGGGGGTCGGCGGTGACCGAGAGGCCGTCGCCCTGGGTGGTGCACCGCCGCACCACGTTCTCCAGCGCGGCGACGGGGAGGGCCGTCCCGGGTACGTACGGCGTCGCCCACAGGTCGACCGGCAGGCAGCGCGGGACCTCGGCCACCAAGCGGCCCCCCGGCCCCGCCGTCCACGCGGAGAGCGGCACCACGGCGCCGCGCCAGTGCAGGAAGGGCGGCCCGGAGCGGAGGGTGGTGGTCTGAGGCACGTCGGGGCGCGGCGGGGCGGGCGGCCGGGGCGCGCCGGTCTCGTGGACGATGCGCAGGCTCGCCTCCGGGCCGTCCCCACCGCCCTCGTGGCGGTAGCGGACCTCCACGATCCAGTCGTGCCCCTCGTGGAAGCCGCGGATCTCGCGGACCAGCCGGATCGCGGGGCCGTCGAGGCGCAGCAGCGCCAGCGGCACCACGATCTCCTCCAGCGCACCGGCCCGCAGCGCCGGGAAGTCCTCCGGGACGATCCATTCGGCGGCCCGCAGGGCGTTCTCCAGCAGCAGGGAGGGCGGCAGCGCGGGGGTGCCGTCGATCCGGAAGTCGCCGAGCGCGGGGGTGTGTTCGGGGTCGAGGACGACGCGTGCCGTCAGCTGGGCGTGCGGCTGGTAGGAGGTCACCTCGCCGAGGTGGAAGACCTTCGGATAGGCGGCGGCGAAGCCGGGCAGCGCGGGCACCACCGGATAGCCGATGGCCTGCCCCGGGTCGATGGCCTTGCCCAGCGGCCCGACGAAGGTGACCTCGCCCTCGGAGCCCGCCAGCAGTTCGGCCCGCCAGCGCTCAAGACCGTCCGCCACGTCGATGGCGGCCATGTAGCGCAGGGTGGCGGCGAAGTTGGCGATCAGCCCGATGCGGTCCCAGGTGGGCCAGGCGAGGGTCATCACGGGGAACGCGGCCCGGCGGGCGGCCCATTGGCCGAGCCGCGCGAGACCGTCGTTGGCCGCGGCGTATTCGAGCTGGCCGACCATGCCGCCGAGCCGTCCGGTGAGGGAGCCGACGCTGCAGAAGAACTTCAGGTCGCGGTCCCGCACCTCCTCGAAGACGTTGAGGAAGCCCTCGATCTTGACCTCGACGGTGCGCAGGATCTCCTCGTCGGTCTTCTTCGGCAGCCGGGCGGAGGTGTCCACCCCGGCGTTGTGCACCACCCCGGCGAGCCGGCCGCCCTCCAGCGCGTCCTCGCGCCGGATGAGCTCGCGCACCTGGGCGCGGTCGGTGAAGTCGCAGCGCGCGTACTCGATGCGCAGCCCCTCGCGCCGGGCGGAGGTCACATGGGTGGCCAGCTCCCACAGCCGGCGGGTGCGGGCCAGCCGGCCGCGGACCACGGCGGGCGACTCGCCCTTGGCGCGGCCCGCCCAGACCTGCTTCTCGTACGCCTTCCACCCGGCCTGATCCACACCGAACCAGGGCTCGTCCCCGCTGGGGAAGGGCTCCCGGCCGGTCACCACGACCCGTGCGCCGTGCCGGGCGGCCAGCGACCTGGCCAGCTCCCAGCCGATGCCGCGGCCACCGCCCGAGATCAGCACGGTGTCCTCGGGGCCGAGGGTGAGGGCGGGCGCCGCCACGGGCCGGTCCTCGGGGGTGAGGGTGTACCGGCGGCCGTCGCGGTAGCCGACCTCGATCTCACCGGTGCGGCCGAGTTCGGCGGCGACGATGCCGGGCAGTTCGGCGGAGGCGGCCAGGTCGATGTCGACCACGCGGGCGGCCACGTTGGGGAACTCCCGGTGCAGGGTCTTGGCGAGCCCCGCCCAGATGCCGCCGAGCGGCTGCTCGAGACCGTCCCGCGGATGCTGGCCCATCCCGCCGCCGAGGTAGCTGACGGCGAGATAGCACAGCCGGTCCGCGGCGGTCTCGGCCGCCCAGTCGTCGTAAGTGGCGCGCAGCGCGGTCACGGTCCCGGTCAGCGCCCGCCGCCAGGCCCCGGCGGAGGCGGCCCGGTCCGGGTCGTACGCCCGGCCCACGGTGAGGTCCACGATGGCGTCCACGGGGCCCGGGCCGTCCGGCTCCCGGCGCACCAGCGCGCCGTGCTCCTTCAGTTCGCGCTCCACCCCGGCGGCGATGTCCTCCTCGCCGCCGATCAGCAGCACCCGCATTCCGGCCGGCCGGGGGTGCGGCCCGGCGGGGCGGGGCAGCTCGGTGAGGCGCCACACCATCCGGGCCACCGGCTGGACCGGCGCATCCTCCGCGGTCGCGGTCATGTCCGGCTGAGTCGCGGTCATGTCCGGTCCTCCTCCGCCGGTGTCTGCTCCAGGGGGACGGCCTCGCCGGTCTCGGCGTCGACGTAGCCGATGAGGGTGGCCCGCATGTCCTTCATCTGGAGCAGCATCCGGCCGTCGGGCCGCACCGCCACGAAGCGGTTGCTGATGGTGTCGGCCGTCAGATCGAAGCCGGGCGGGGTGACGAAGAGGTCGATGTCCTCCCCGGACGCGGCCAGGTCGTGGTCGCTGATCTCCTCGTACAGATCGATCCGGCGGATGGACAGCGGTGCGGCCACCGGCACCAGATGCCCGTCGACCAGATCCAGCACCCCCACCCGGGCCAGCCCGTCGAGCAGGATGCTCGGCACGGTGAAGCGGGACCACACCGGATCGCCGGCCGGGACGTCGGGCGCGTAGCGGGCGCGCTTGCCCCGGGGATGGATCCGGGTGTCGGTGGTGGAGACGAAGGGGCCGGTCAGCCGCACCGGGGAGCCGGGCTGGTGGTACGGGTCGGGGACCGGGGTCTCCTCCCCCGCCGGCCACTCCTCCCAGCGCGGCGCGGTGGGCGCCTCGGTGTCGAGCAGCACCCGGGCCAGGAAGTGCACCCGGTCCTTGACCAGGACCACCCCGCTGGGCGCGACCACGTCCTCGGTGATCCGCACCTGGACGACGGTCACCTCCCCGGGGCTGTCCACGAGTTCGGCGCGGATGCGCCTGGGACCGGCCGGGATGTCGCGGTAGACCCGCAGGAAGTGCTCGAACCGCAGATCCTCGAAGGCGATCACCCGCTTGCCGGGGACCAGGGCCCGGGCGGCCTCGGCGGCCAGTTCGGTGACGAAGGTGCCGGGCAGGGTGGCCTCGCCGCGCACCGTGTGGTGTTCGAGATAGCCGTCGGTGTCCAGGTCGAAGGGGCATTCGTAGACCACGGACCGCTCGTCGGACGCCACCAGCCGACGCAGGAAGAACCCGGACCGCCGGTCCAGGTAGCCGGGGTAGAAGCGCTCCACCGTGGCGCGTTCGGCGTCGCCGAGGTGGACCACGGAGGGGCGCCGCACGGGGGCGTGGAGCTCCTGGACGAAGT encodes the following:
- a CDS encoding SDR family NAD(P)-dependent oxidoreductase; this translates as MTGHEPAPGSGAGIPVLITGCSSGIGRACALRLHRAGHTVYATARRPGTLAELAGLGIRTMALDVTDEESMATAVAKVEAAHGAVGALVNSAGYAMSGCIEEASLAEVREQFETNVYGLVRLSQLVLPAMRAHGGGTIVNISSIFGRYAVPGSGFYNATKHAVEGLSDSLRNEVADFGVRVVLVEPGPVRTTRFGATYVANLRPVSRTYEAFRRESAEYFEAIYTGSRRTLAGTFAIQSDDVARRVAKVVAKGARGSRPRARYPVGLLAHSTIALRRLTSDVLFDHLFVRRLFPVPRGPRPRKQGDHR
- a CDS encoding SDR family NAD(P)-dependent oxidoreductase; amino-acid sequence: MTATQPDMTATAEDAPVQPVARMVWRLTELPRPAGPHPRPAGMRVLLIGGEEDIAAGVERELKEHGALVRREPDGPGPVDAIVDLTVGRAYDPDRAASAGAWRRALTGTVTALRATYDDWAAETAADRLCYLAVSYLGGGMGQHPRDGLEQPLGGIWAGLAKTLHREFPNVAARVVDIDLAASAELPGIVAAELGRTGEIEVGYRDGRRYTLTPEDRPVAAPALTLGPEDTVLISGGGRGIGWELARSLAARHGARVVVTGREPFPSGDEPWFGVDQAGWKAYEKQVWAGRAKGESPAVVRGRLARTRRLWELATHVTSARREGLRIEYARCDFTDRAQVRELIRREDALEGGRLAGVVHNAGVDTSARLPKKTDEEILRTVEVKIEGFLNVFEEVRDRDLKFFCSVGSLTGRLGGMVGQLEYAAANDGLARLGQWAARRAAFPVMTLAWPTWDRIGLIANFAATLRYMAAIDVADGLERWRAELLAGSEGEVTFVGPLGKAIDPGQAIGYPVVPALPGFAAAYPKVFHLGEVTSYQPHAQLTARVVLDPEHTPALGDFRIDGTPALPPSLLLENALRAAEWIVPEDFPALRAGALEEIVVPLALLRLDGPAIRLVREIRGFHEGHDWIVEVRYRHEGGGDGPEASLRIVHETGAPRPPAPPRPDVPQTTTLRSGPPFLHWRGAVVPLSAWTAGPGGRLVAEVPRCLPVDLWATPYVPGTALPVAALENVVRRCTTQGDGLSVTADPLILGRIAPHSAERGPTRVEGDPSLGVWRITDADSGDPVATVSGLSGPLGNTTE
- a CDS encoding ester cyclase, translated to MSTPEQNKAVLERYYEECLNKGNLDVIYEGATEDHISHGTAANGKEGVEHLKEWVRLQRASFPDLHVTVDDWILEGNKVVSRFTARGTHTGDDYAGLIPAQGRKLEIPGIVIDEFDDAGKIVESWFSMDSYDLATQLGAFDAPPA
- a CDS encoding cytochrome P450, with the protein product MTTATSAPRTAPGPKGAPLLGSLGPWKRNTAEFLLGLQRDHGEIVRMRLGPFLVHQVTEPEAVRRVLVENNGNYVRGPLYEQFGVVMGKGLLTTDGEFWRAHRRAVQPVFLKNAITDIIPNIIRATEEMLETWERKAAAGEPVDLMTDMLRLTLVTLSRSLFAYDIKPDSALLKTIVDDVVEVMFRRGTATEMLPSWVPTDRQRKILRIHRVFDRIVADVRRSYAETGEGPLIALMERATDPATGEPWTDQQIKDELLTVYLAGHETTAVSLCWTLLSVAAHPGVQEELDAEIATVLGGGLPDAENAEALTYTKMVVDESLRMHPPIWIFPRAAVEADTLGGYGIEPGSSILLSPLVSHHNPRHWDNPLAFDPYRFTPQAIKERPRMAYLPFGSGPRQCVGNFMALLELRTIVAMVNQRFRISRIPGTELRYGSPVISLRPLKDVMVTVTPRERSAAAPGPSPRTAPAAPAACPHHP